One genomic window of Glycine soja cultivar W05 chromosome 9, ASM419377v2, whole genome shotgun sequence includes the following:
- the LOC114425299 gene encoding BTB/POZ domain-containing protein At3g08570-like isoform X2 produces MVSETSLSSSKRSPATPKFCNSFTTRIFADVAGDITIVVDGESFLLHKFPLVTLSGKIRKMVAEAKGSNVSNLELLNFPGGHQTFELAMKFCYGMNFEITTFNVARLLCAAEYLEMTEEYREQNLISRAEIYLNEIVFQSLQKSVEVLSTCEMLPPDIVDEIEISNGCVEAIAMNACKEQLVSGLSKLDCDGESRELKEDCVAWWVEDLSVLSIDYFQRVICAMGRMGVRSDSIIASLMHYAQSSLKGIGKCQFWNPSRTNSSPTSVEKDQKIIVETLVSLMPTDKSSSIPLTFLFGMLKMAIMLGAIIPCRLELERRIALRLEMVSLDDLLIPSLQSGDSLFDVDTVHRLLVNFLQRVEEEETEDYGYESDGFCSSGHGSLLKVGQLIDAYLAEIAPDPYLSLQKFIALIEILPDYARVIDDGFYRAVDIYLKAHPALTEQECKKLCKLIDCQKLSQEASNHAAQNDRLPLQMVVQVLYFEQLRLKNAMSGSLGDGLLSQRISSGVPSAAMSPRDNYASLRRENRELKLEISRMRVRLSELEKEQMFMKQGMIDKAGNGRTFLTSLSKGIGRIAIFSGQGGGKRQKSAAELRSNTTQ; encoded by the exons ATGGTTTCTGAAACCTCACTCTCTTCTTCTAAACGCTCTCCTGCTACTCCTAAGTTCTGCAACTCTTTCACTACTAG AATATTTGCTGATGTTGCTGGCGACATTACAATTGTTGTTGATGGGGAGTCTTTTCTGCTGCATAAG TTTCCCTTGGTGACTCTAAGTGGGAAGATCAGGAAGATGGTTGCTGAAGCCAAGGGTTCCAATGTTTCAAACTTGGAGCTCCTCAACTTTCCAGGGGGGCACCAGACATTTGAACTTGCCATGAAGTTCTGCTATGGGATGAATTTTGAGATTACAACATTCAATGTTGCCCGGCTTCTTTGTGCAGCAGAGTACCTAGAAATGACAGAAGAATACCGGGAGCAAAACCTCATCTCTAGAGCAGAGATTTATCTGAATGAGATTGTCTTTCAGAGTCTTCAGAAATCAGTGGAAGTGCTATCCACCTGTGAGATGTTACCTCCAGATATAGTGGATGAAATTGAAATATCAAATGGATGCGTGGAAGCCATTGCAATGAATGCTTGCAAGGAGCAACTAGTTTCTGGTTTATCTAAATTAGACTGTGATGGTGAATCTAGAGAGCTAAaggaggattgtgttgcatggTGGGTTGAAGATCTCTCGGTTTTGAGTATAGATTACTTCCAAAGAGTTATTTGTGCCATGGGAAGAATGGGGGTAAGATCAGACAGCATTATTGCATCACTAATGCATTATGCTCAATCATCTTTGAAGGGTATTGGAAAGTGTCAATTTTGGAATCCATCAAGGACAAACTCAAGTCCAACAAGTGTGGAAAAGGACCAGAAGATAATTGTGGAAACTCTTGTAAGTCTCATGCCAACAGACAAAAGCTCTTCCATTCCTTTGACATTTTTGTTTGGCATGTTAAAGATGGCTATCATGTTGGGTGCCATCATTCCCTGTAGGCTTGAGCTTGAAAGGAGGATCGCGTTACGGTTGGAAATGGTCTCACTAGATGATCTGCTTATACCATCTCTACAGAGTGGGGACTCCTTGTTTGATGTTGATACAGTTCACAGGCTACTGGTGAATTTCTTGCAACGGGTTGAAGAGGAAGAAACCGAAGATTATGGGTATGAATCTGATGGATTTTGTTCTTCTGGCCATGGTTCTCTGCTAAAAGTGGGGCAGCTTATTGATGCTTATTTAGCAGAAATTGCTCCTGATCCCTACTTAAGTCTACAGAAATTCATTGCTTTGATTGAGATACTTCCTGATTATGCTCGTGTTATCGATGATGGCTTTTATAGAGCTGTGGATATTTACTTGAAG GCACATCCAGCACTAACAGAACAAGAATGCAAGAAGCTTTGCAAGTTGATAGACTGCCAGAAGCTGTCTCAAGAAGCAAGCAACCATGCAGCCCAAAATGACAGGCTTCCACTGCAGATGGTGGTGCAAGTCCTGTACTTCGAGCAGCTGCGTTTGAAGAATGCAATGTCTGGCAGTTTGGGAGATGGGCTGCTGTCACAGAGAATAAGCAGTGGTGTTCCAAGTGCAGCCATGTCCCCTAGGGACAACTACGCTTCTCTGCGGAGAGAGAACCGGGAACTGAAGCTGGAGATTTCAAGAATGAGGGTGAGGCTGAGTGAGTTGGAGAAGGAGCAGATGTTCATGAAACAAGGGATGATTGACAAGGCAGGAAATGGGAGAACATTCTTAACCTCACTTTCTAAGGGGATAGGGAGAATTGCAATTTTTAGCGGTCAAGGCGGGGGAAAGCGCCAGAAATCAG CTGCTGAGCTAAGGTCGAATACTACACAGTGA
- the LOC114425299 gene encoding BTB/POZ domain-containing protein At3g08570-like isoform X1 has product MVSETSLSSSKRSPATPKFCNSFTTRIFADVAGDITIVVDGESFLLHKFPLVTLSGKIRKMVAEAKGSNVSNLELLNFPGGHQTFELAMKFCYGMNFEITTFNVARLLCAAEYLEMTEEYREQNLISRAEIYLNEIVFQSLQKSVEVLSTCEMLPPDIVDEIEISNGCVEAIAMNACKEQLVSGLSKLDCDGESRELKEDCVAWWVEDLSVLSIDYFQRVICAMGRMGVRSDSIIASLMHYAQSSLKGIGKCQFWNPSRTNSSPTSVEKDQKIIVETLVSLMPTDKSSSIPLTFLFGMLKMAIMLGAIIPCRLELERRIALRLEMVSLDDLLIPSLQSGDSLFDVDTVHRLLVNFLQRVEEEETEDYGYESDGFCSSGHGSLLKVGQLIDAYLAEIAPDPYLSLQKFIALIEILPDYARVIDDGFYRAVDIYLKAHPALTEQECKKLCKLIDCQKLSQEASNHAAQNDRLPLQMVVQVLYFEQLRLKNAMSGSLGDGLLSQRISSGVPSAAMSPRDNYASLRRENRELKLEISRMRVRLSELEKEQMFMKQGMIDKAGNGRTFLTSLSKGIGRIAIFSGQGGGKRQKSGRKSRGLEGKTGRSRRHSVS; this is encoded by the exons ATGGTTTCTGAAACCTCACTCTCTTCTTCTAAACGCTCTCCTGCTACTCCTAAGTTCTGCAACTCTTTCACTACTAG AATATTTGCTGATGTTGCTGGCGACATTACAATTGTTGTTGATGGGGAGTCTTTTCTGCTGCATAAG TTTCCCTTGGTGACTCTAAGTGGGAAGATCAGGAAGATGGTTGCTGAAGCCAAGGGTTCCAATGTTTCAAACTTGGAGCTCCTCAACTTTCCAGGGGGGCACCAGACATTTGAACTTGCCATGAAGTTCTGCTATGGGATGAATTTTGAGATTACAACATTCAATGTTGCCCGGCTTCTTTGTGCAGCAGAGTACCTAGAAATGACAGAAGAATACCGGGAGCAAAACCTCATCTCTAGAGCAGAGATTTATCTGAATGAGATTGTCTTTCAGAGTCTTCAGAAATCAGTGGAAGTGCTATCCACCTGTGAGATGTTACCTCCAGATATAGTGGATGAAATTGAAATATCAAATGGATGCGTGGAAGCCATTGCAATGAATGCTTGCAAGGAGCAACTAGTTTCTGGTTTATCTAAATTAGACTGTGATGGTGAATCTAGAGAGCTAAaggaggattgtgttgcatggTGGGTTGAAGATCTCTCGGTTTTGAGTATAGATTACTTCCAAAGAGTTATTTGTGCCATGGGAAGAATGGGGGTAAGATCAGACAGCATTATTGCATCACTAATGCATTATGCTCAATCATCTTTGAAGGGTATTGGAAAGTGTCAATTTTGGAATCCATCAAGGACAAACTCAAGTCCAACAAGTGTGGAAAAGGACCAGAAGATAATTGTGGAAACTCTTGTAAGTCTCATGCCAACAGACAAAAGCTCTTCCATTCCTTTGACATTTTTGTTTGGCATGTTAAAGATGGCTATCATGTTGGGTGCCATCATTCCCTGTAGGCTTGAGCTTGAAAGGAGGATCGCGTTACGGTTGGAAATGGTCTCACTAGATGATCTGCTTATACCATCTCTACAGAGTGGGGACTCCTTGTTTGATGTTGATACAGTTCACAGGCTACTGGTGAATTTCTTGCAACGGGTTGAAGAGGAAGAAACCGAAGATTATGGGTATGAATCTGATGGATTTTGTTCTTCTGGCCATGGTTCTCTGCTAAAAGTGGGGCAGCTTATTGATGCTTATTTAGCAGAAATTGCTCCTGATCCCTACTTAAGTCTACAGAAATTCATTGCTTTGATTGAGATACTTCCTGATTATGCTCGTGTTATCGATGATGGCTTTTATAGAGCTGTGGATATTTACTTGAAG GCACATCCAGCACTAACAGAACAAGAATGCAAGAAGCTTTGCAAGTTGATAGACTGCCAGAAGCTGTCTCAAGAAGCAAGCAACCATGCAGCCCAAAATGACAGGCTTCCACTGCAGATGGTGGTGCAAGTCCTGTACTTCGAGCAGCTGCGTTTGAAGAATGCAATGTCTGGCAGTTTGGGAGATGGGCTGCTGTCACAGAGAATAAGCAGTGGTGTTCCAAGTGCAGCCATGTCCCCTAGGGACAACTACGCTTCTCTGCGGAGAGAGAACCGGGAACTGAAGCTGGAGATTTCAAGAATGAGGGTGAGGCTGAGTGAGTTGGAGAAGGAGCAGATGTTCATGAAACAAGGGATGATTGACAAGGCAGGAAATGGGAGAACATTCTTAACCTCACTTTCTAAGGGGATAGGGAGAATTGCAATTTTTAGCGGTCAAGGCGGGGGAAAGCGCCAGAAATCAGGTAGGAAGTCTCGCGGTTTGGAGGGGAAAACTGGTAGGAGTAGGAGACATTCTGTCTCATAG